The following proteins are co-located in the Synchiropus splendidus isolate RoL2022-P1 chromosome 14, RoL_Sspl_1.0, whole genome shotgun sequence genome:
- the LOC128770860 gene encoding seipin-like — translation MEDPSPEQRTPDPIRRSPASRTRPIVSPRTESMGGMMASVLHWVHDVASVTLLKARRTLFQAAVLFCVLVLLLWVSIFLYGSFYYSYMPTVSFSTPVHYRYSSDCDPSGSGLCSFPTANISFLKNERDQVIAYGQPYRISLELEMPESPVNEQLGMFMVKMSCYTHGGKTVSLVARSTMLHYRSSLLQTLSTFFYSPLLLTGMAEQKQLIEVELFTSFKSNAYQPTVGAVVEIQSKRVQIYSSQLRIHAYFTGVRYVLYNFPLTSAVIGVATNFVFLTVVVLFSYLQFVWGGLWPPDQVRVRVTIGDNTRTQQRREEARKRMEKDNLKKNPSAPSLIGPTAETTEFQERDAAAECSSIEPLHVPEGETLDSTNKESHDCEPLEEESGAEVTSVLPEHSETTLRQRAGPWMSL, via the coding sequence ATGGAAGACCCGTCCCCGGAGCAGAGAACTCCAGATCCCATTAGAAGGTCGCCAGCTTCCAGGACCAGACCCATTGTAAGCCCCAGGACTGAGAGCATGGGGGGCATGATGGCATCTGTTCTCCACTGGGTCCATGACGTCGCCTCCGTCACCCTCCTCAAGGCCCGCAGGACTTTATTTCAAGCTGCTGTTCTCTTCTGCGTGCTGGTCCTGCTCCTGTGGGTTTCCATCTTTCTGTATGGGAGTTTCTATTACTCCTACATGCCCACGGTGAGCTTCTCCACGCCAGTGCACTACCGCTACAGCTCCGATTGTGACCCCTCAGGGTCAGGCCTCTGTTCCTTCCCTACAGCCAACATCTCCTTCCTGAAGAATGAGCGGGACCAGGTCATCGCGTATGGTCAGCCCTATCGGATCTCCCTGGAGCTGGAGATGCCAGAGTCGCCTGTGAACGAGCAGCTGGGAATGTTCATGGTCAAGATGTCCTGCTACACCCATGGTGGCAAGACCGTGTCGTTGGTGGCGAGGTCTACCATGCTGCACTACCGCTCCAGCCTGCTGCAGACGCTCAGCACCTTCTTCTATTCACCGCTTCTGTTGACTGGGATGGCGGAGCAGAAGCAACTCATCGAAGTGGAGCTCTTCACCAGCTTCAAGTCCAACGCTTACCAGCCGACAGTTGGAGCAGTTGTCGAGATCCAATCGAAGCGCGTGCAGATCTACTCGTCCCAGCTGCGCATCCATGCCTACTTCACGGGCGTACGATATGTGCTGTACAACTTCCCACTGACATCCGCGGTCATCGGGGTGGCCACCAACTTCGTCTTCCTCACCGTCGTCGTGCTTTTCAGCTACCTGCAGTTTGTCTGGGGCGGGCTGTGGCCCCCAGATCAGGTCAGAGTCAGGGTCACCATTGGAGATAACACCCGCAcgcagcagaggagagaggaggctcGGAAGCGCATGGAGAAGGACAACCTCAAGAAAAACCCCAGTGCTCCGAGCTTAATCGGTCCCACTGCTGAGACGACAGAATTCCAGGAAAGGGATGCGGCGGCAGAGTGTTCCTCAATCGAGCCATTACATGTCCCTGAGGGGGAAACACTGGATTCTACAAATAAGGAGTCTCATGACTGTGAACCTCTGGAGGAAGAGTCGGGTGCTGAGGTTACGTCTGTGCTGCCTGAACACAGCGAGACCACTCTCCGGCAGAGAGCCGGCCCCTGGATGAGCCTCTGA
- the lrrc10 gene encoding leucine-rich repeat-containing protein 10, with amino-acid sequence MGNAMRGVIAFFPSERIQRFLVGDLKEMPLDRTLDLSSRQLRRMPPVACAFTELVKLYLSDNNLSSLPPELQDLRNLQLLALDFNCFEELPAAVCKLPNLIILYLGNNRLHRLPEELRKLKELNTLWLETNYFSVFPKVVCDLPNLKTLHLGYNQIRSVPSELSRLEELRSIWLAGNELQEFPSVLLGMHLITVIDVDRNKIRFFPGLSHLEGLKLVIYDHNPCINAPVVAEGVRRVGRWADSADEELEDVGSRVVSESTVDVSEGKCEEHHNT; translated from the coding sequence ATGGGAAACGCCATGCGTGGGGTCATTGCTTTCTTCCCATCCGAGCGCATTCAACGCTTCCTCGTGGGGGACCTCAAGGAGATGCCGCTGGACCGTACGCTGGATCTCAGCAGCCGGCAGCTGCGACGGATGCCACCAGTGGCCTGCGCCTTCACTGAGCTGGTGAAGCTGTATCTGAGTGACAACAACCTCAGCAGCTTACCCCCAGAACTTCAAGACCTTAGGAATCTGCAACTTTTAGCTCTGGACTTCAACTGTTTTGAAGAACTTCCTGCAGCTGTGTGTAAGTTACCGAATCTCATTATTCTCTACCTGGGCAACAACAGACTTCACCGCCTGCCTGAAGAGCTGAGGAAGCTGAAGGAGCTGAATACTCTCTGGCTGGAAACCAATTACTTCTCAGTTTTCCCAAAGGTGGTGTGCGACCTTCCGAATCTCAAGACTCTACACCTGGGCTATAACCAGATCCGGAGTGTTCCCAGTGAACTGAGCCGGCTGGAGGAACTGAGGAGCATCTGGCTGGCTGGGAACGAGCTGCAGGAGTTTCCGTCCGTGCTCTTAGGAATGCACCTCATCACGGTCATTGATGTGGATCGTAACAAAATCCGCTTCTTCCCAGGACTGTCCCACTTGGAGGGTCTGAAGCTGGTCATTTACGACCACAACCCCTGCATCAACGCCCCGGTGGTGGCCGAGGGGGTGAGACGGGTCGGGCGCTGGGCCGACAGCGCCgacgaggagctggaggacgtcGGGTCCAGAGTGGTGAGCGAGTCCACGGTAGACGTTTCGGAAGGGAAGTGTGAGGAGCATCACAATACATGA